In one window of Rhizobium sp. ACO-34A DNA:
- a CDS encoding peptide-methionine (R)-S-oxide reductase: MADPVKPKIEKSDAEWREQLTPEQYHILREHGTERAFTGPYWNSSEKGLYRCAACDEPLFYSDTKFDAGCGWPSYFEPVKPGAVTEHRDASYGMVRTEIRCANCGGHLGHVFPDGPKPTGLRYCINGHSMVFEPEA; encoded by the coding sequence ATGGCAGACCCCGTCAAACCGAAGATCGAGAAGAGCGATGCCGAGTGGCGCGAACAGCTGACGCCGGAACAGTATCATATCCTGCGCGAGCACGGCACCGAACGGGCCTTCACCGGCCCCTACTGGAACTCCTCCGAAAAAGGCCTTTATCGCTGTGCGGCCTGCGATGAGCCGCTGTTTTATTCCGACACCAAGTTCGATGCCGGCTGCGGCTGGCCGAGCTATTTCGAACCGGTAAAGCCCGGCGCCGTGACCGAGCACCGCGATGCTTCCTACGGCATGGTGCGCACGGAAATCCGCTGCGCCAATTGCGGCGGTCATCTCGGCCACGTCTTCCCCGACGGCCCCAAGCCGACCGGCCTGCGCTATTGCATCAACGGCCATTCGATGGTGTTCGAACCCGAGGCTTGA
- a CDS encoding TetR family transcriptional regulator: MSNLSTTSDDILRCARTLIIAGGYNGFSYADIADVVGIRKASIHHHFPAKSDLVRTLVTRYREEAEAGLAALERNVTDPMAQLHAYAGYWRACIVDVTEPFCVCALLASQIPVLPEDVVAEVRAHFRSLSRWLASVLRRGGAEGVITLSGTAEAEAEVFMATLHGAMLSARAYGDPAVFEAIIDPLLLRLDARG, encoded by the coding sequence ATGAGCAATCTTTCCACCACCTCGGACGATATTCTCCGCTGTGCCCGCACGCTGATCATTGCGGGCGGTTACAACGGATTCAGCTATGCCGACATCGCCGATGTCGTCGGCATCCGCAAGGCCAGTATCCATCACCATTTCCCCGCCAAATCCGATCTGGTTCGTACCTTGGTCACGCGCTATCGCGAGGAGGCGGAAGCCGGGCTTGCCGCGCTCGAGCGTAACGTAACGGACCCCATGGCGCAGCTGCACGCCTATGCCGGATACTGGCGGGCCTGCATCGTCGATGTCACGGAACCATTTTGCGTCTGCGCCCTGTTGGCATCCCAGATCCCGGTGCTTCCGGAGGATGTCGTCGCGGAGGTGAGGGCCCATTTCCGTTCCCTGTCGCGCTGGCTGGCCTCGGTGCTGCGGCGGGGCGGCGCGGAGGGCGTCATCACGCTTTCCGGAACCGCTGAGGCGGAGGCCGAGGTTTTCATGGCCACGTTACACGGCGCCATGCTGTCGGCCCGTGCCTATGGCGATCCCGCGGTGTTCGAGGCGATCATCGACCCCTTGCTTCTTCGTCTCGACGCGCGCGGATAA
- a CDS encoding Na(+)/H(+) antiporter subunit A (subunit A of antiporter complex involved in resistance to high concentrations of Na+, K+, Li+ and/or alkali; in S. meliloti it is known to be involved with K+) codes for MTGDGATLTFLAMALPFVAAILSPLIVRRLGANAAWFIALAPLAAFVHLLRFVPEIARGEVVTGGYAWVPSLNLSFSWFLDGLSLTFALLITGIGTLIVLYAGGYLKGHPQQGRFFSFILMFMGAMLGVVMSDSFLMLFVFWELTSITSFLLIGFDHEREASRRAALQALVVTGGGGLALLAGLIFIWNITGTTQLSLLVHADDILRQSPFYMAALFLVLGGAFTKSAQFPFHFWLPNAMEAPTPVSAYLHSATMVKAGVYLLMRLNPVMGATPAWEILLPFFGGITLLVGALLAIRQTDLKLMLAYTTVASLGLLVMLTGFGSPYAVEAAVLYLVAHSLFKGALFMVAGLIDHETGTRDVTKLGGLRAAMPVTFAAALLAAISMAGLPPFFGFLAKEEIYAALAGSSPRSVVFTLAAIIGNALMFAIGFAVALKPFIGRKVETPKRAHEGPVLLWFGPLVLALGGLAAAVFSDAWHWAVSSPMASAVSGVTKNVTISLEPHIGLPLALSGITVILGVLVYLGLSRAREAMERLLDILGPGPDRGFDVFIRGLVRFAFGVTRVIQNGRLDVYVTFTFALLALVLLVPLFAFDELPKMPVWPDDVRFHELALFAIAIIGLVAVLRSKDRLTAIVSLGIQGFAVAVIYLLFGAPDLSFTQFMVETLSVVILALVMTRLRLSPADHRTPVERIVDGAIAIACGLGFSLLLLKATQVPFDTALTDFFNAYSKVIAHGANVVNVIIVDFRGTDTLGEISVVMITGLAILALIRIRVTPVAAGQKSVAAIEAENAGKERTP; via the coding sequence ATGACAGGAGACGGGGCGACCCTGACATTTCTTGCCATGGCCCTGCCGTTTGTGGCTGCGATTCTTTCCCCGCTTATCGTGCGTCGACTGGGCGCCAATGCTGCCTGGTTCATCGCGCTCGCTCCGTTGGCCGCCTTTGTCCATCTCCTGCGCTTCGTGCCGGAGATTGCCCGCGGCGAAGTGGTCACCGGCGGTTATGCCTGGGTGCCGAGCCTTAATCTCAGCTTTTCCTGGTTTCTCGACGGTCTCTCGCTCACCTTCGCGCTGCTGATCACCGGCATCGGCACGCTGATCGTGCTTTATGCCGGCGGCTACCTGAAGGGCCATCCGCAGCAGGGACGCTTCTTTTCCTTCATCCTCATGTTCATGGGCGCCATGCTCGGCGTGGTGATGTCGGACAGCTTCCTGATGCTCTTCGTCTTCTGGGAGCTGACTTCGATCACCTCCTTCCTGCTGATCGGCTTCGATCATGAGCGGGAGGCCTCGCGCCGCGCGGCGCTGCAGGCGCTGGTGGTGACGGGCGGCGGCGGACTGGCACTGCTGGCCGGGCTGATCTTCATCTGGAACATCACCGGCACCACCCAGCTTTCGCTGCTGGTTCATGCCGACGATATCCTGCGGCAGAGCCCGTTCTACATGGCGGCGCTGTTTCTGGTGCTCGGCGGCGCCTTCACCAAATCCGCCCAGTTTCCCTTCCATTTCTGGCTGCCCAACGCCATGGAAGCGCCGACCCCGGTCTCGGCCTATCTGCATTCGGCCACCATGGTGAAGGCCGGCGTCTATCTGCTGATGCGGCTCAATCCGGTGATGGGCGCCACGCCCGCCTGGGAAATCCTGCTGCCCTTCTTCGGCGGCATCACGCTGCTGGTCGGCGCTCTCCTTGCCATCCGTCAGACGGATCTCAAGCTGATGCTGGCCTATACCACGGTCGCCTCGCTCGGCCTGCTGGTCATGCTGACGGGCTTCGGCTCGCCCTATGCGGTGGAGGCCGCCGTCCTCTATCTGGTCGCCCATTCGCTGTTCAAGGGCGCGCTCTTCATGGTCGCCGGCCTCATCGATCACGAGACCGGCACGCGCGACGTGACGAAGCTCGGCGGCCTGCGCGCCGCCATGCCGGTCACCTTCGCCGCCGCCCTTCTTGCCGCCATCTCCATGGCCGGCCTGCCACCCTTCTTCGGCTTTCTCGCCAAGGAGGAGATCTATGCGGCACTCGCCGGCTCCAGCCCGCGCTCCGTCGTCTTCACGCTCGCCGCAATCATCGGCAACGCACTGATGTTCGCGATTGGGTTCGCTGTCGCCTTGAAACCCTTCATCGGGCGGAAGGTGGAAACGCCGAAGCGCGCCCATGAAGGACCGGTTCTCCTTTGGTTCGGACCGCTCGTTCTGGCGCTCGGCGGTCTCGCCGCTGCCGTCTTCTCGGATGCATGGCACTGGGCGGTTTCCTCTCCCATGGCCAGCGCCGTTTCCGGCGTGACGAAGAACGTCACCATCTCCCTCGAACCGCATATCGGTCTGCCGCTGGCGCTTTCCGGCATCACTGTTATCCTCGGCGTCCTCGTCTATCTCGGCCTTTCCCGCGCCCGCGAGGCCATGGAGCGCCTGCTCGACATTCTCGGTCCCGGCCCGGATCGCGGCTTCGATGTCTTCATTCGCGGTCTCGTGCGCTTCGCCTTCGGCGTGACGCGGGTCATCCAGAATGGACGGCTCGATGTCTACGTCACCTTCACCTTCGCGCTTCTCGCGCTAGTGCTGCTGGTTCCGCTCTTCGCCTTCGACGAACTGCCGAAGATGCCGGTCTGGCCTGACGACGTGCGCTTCCACGAACTGGCGCTTTTCGCCATCGCCATCATCGGCCTCGTCGCCGTGCTGCGCTCGAAGGACCGCCTGACGGCAATCGTCTCGCTCGGCATTCAGGGCTTCGCCGTTGCCGTCATCTACCTGCTGTTCGGCGCGCCCGACCTGTCGTTCACCCAGTTCATGGTGGAGACGCTGTCGGTCGTCATCCTCGCGCTGGTCATGACCCGGCTGAGGCTGTCGCCCGCCGATCACCGTACTCCGGTCGAACGTATCGTCGATGGCGCCATCGCCATTGCCTGCGGCCTCGGCTTCTCGCTGTTGCTCCTGAAGGCGACCCAGGTTCCGTTCGACACGGCGCTTACCGATTTCTTCAACGCCTATTCAAAGGTGATCGCCCACGGCGCCAATGTCGTGAATGTCATCATCGTCGATTTCCGCGGCACGGATACGCTCGGCGAAATCTCGGTGGTGATGATTACCGGTCTCGCCATCCTCGCGCTGATCCGCATCCGGGTGACGCCCGTTGCTGCCGGACAGAAATCCGTCGCCGCGATCGAGGCCGAAAATGCCGGGAAGGAACGGACGCCGTGA